From Streptomyces sp. NBC_00775, one genomic window encodes:
- a CDS encoding DinB family protein gives MIEPNPKADLLRYLQDGRDALLWKLNGLSDYDIRRPLTPTGTNLLGLVKHVAGVELGYFGDTFGRPFFDEEPPPWWYTENAELNADMWATADESREEIVGLYHQAWEHSNGTIATLALDAIGHVPWWPEERQEVTLHHILVRVISDTQRHAGHADIVRELIDGAVGCLEGNDNMPPGDQAWWENHRRRLERVAREVANG, from the coding sequence ATGATCGAGCCGAATCCGAAAGCGGACCTTCTCCGTTACCTACAAGACGGGCGTGACGCCCTGCTGTGGAAGCTCAATGGGCTCTCGGATTACGACATCCGCCGCCCGCTGACCCCTACGGGCACGAACCTACTGGGGCTGGTCAAACACGTCGCCGGCGTGGAGTTGGGGTACTTCGGCGACACGTTCGGACGGCCGTTCTTCGACGAGGAGCCGCCGCCCTGGTGGTATACGGAGAACGCAGAACTCAACGCGGACATGTGGGCCACAGCCGACGAGTCACGCGAAGAGATCGTTGGGCTGTATCACCAGGCGTGGGAGCACTCCAACGGCACCATCGCGACGCTGGCGCTTGACGCGATCGGTCACGTCCCGTGGTGGCCGGAGGAACGGCAAGAGGTGACGCTGCACCACATCCTTGTGCGGGTGATCTCCGATACGCAGCGGCATGCCGGCCACGCCGACATCGTGCGAGAGCTCATCGACGGAGCCGTCGGGTGCTTGGAGGGCAACGACAACATGCCACCAGGAGATCAGGCATGGTGGGAGAACCACCGGCGCCGACTCGAACGCGTGGCGCGGGAAGTCGCCAACGGTTGA
- a CDS encoding MFS transporter, which produces MSHRLLRNRAFRLLFLGRSLSLVGDAVVPAALSLAVLRATGSTSALAIVLGCAMVPRLLLLPLGGVVGDRFNARIVALTTDLVRCAAQLYVGLQLLGGATGLWQIALAEAIGGAASAFAMPTLPRLITGSVPGDDRQAANSALGAVKSATGLGGPALAGALILTAGPGWAFVLDAASFAVSAGLLAAIRIGHVPAERRSLRVDLVEGWREVRNRDWYWTSLIAHAMWNGAAAVLMTIGPALAVRQLGGEGTWVAILQAGAVGLLLGSLLAGRARPRRPILVANLGLATYALPLALFAAGAPAVTIIAAYGLALAGLGFLNPVWETSVQAAIPPGVLARVTSYDWLLSLAAMPLGYVLAPLAASAWGPQAPLWAAAIAVSLACAGTAAVPGVRRFTVTDNVTNAPTPTTATRGHYEDEHSTESAGHSHA; this is translated from the coding sequence ATGTCACACCGACTGCTGCGCAACCGCGCCTTCCGGCTGCTCTTCCTGGGGCGGTCACTGTCCCTTGTCGGCGACGCCGTCGTGCCCGCCGCGCTGTCCCTCGCCGTCCTGCGGGCCACGGGCTCCACGTCCGCCCTCGCGATCGTCCTCGGCTGCGCGATGGTGCCGAGACTCCTGTTGCTGCCTCTCGGCGGTGTCGTCGGAGATCGGTTCAACGCTCGGATCGTGGCGCTCACCACCGATCTCGTACGCTGTGCCGCGCAGCTCTACGTCGGTCTCCAACTCCTCGGCGGAGCAACCGGGTTGTGGCAGATCGCCCTCGCGGAGGCGATCGGCGGGGCCGCCTCCGCCTTCGCCATGCCGACGCTGCCGCGGCTGATCACCGGCTCAGTGCCCGGCGACGACCGGCAGGCCGCCAACTCGGCGCTCGGCGCCGTCAAGAGTGCCACCGGCCTCGGCGGACCGGCCTTGGCCGGCGCGCTGATTCTCACCGCGGGACCCGGTTGGGCGTTCGTCCTGGACGCCGCGTCCTTCGCCGTCAGCGCGGGGCTGCTCGCCGCGATCCGCATCGGCCATGTCCCGGCAGAGCGCCGCTCGCTGCGTGTCGATCTCGTGGAGGGCTGGCGGGAGGTCCGCAACCGGGACTGGTACTGGACGAGCCTCATCGCGCACGCCATGTGGAACGGAGCCGCAGCCGTGCTGATGACGATCGGCCCCGCCCTGGCCGTACGGCAGTTGGGCGGCGAAGGGACCTGGGTGGCGATCCTCCAGGCGGGAGCCGTGGGACTGCTGCTCGGCTCCCTGCTCGCCGGACGCGCCCGCCCCCGCCGCCCCATCCTCGTGGCCAACCTCGGCCTGGCGACCTACGCGCTGCCGCTCGCCCTGTTCGCGGCCGGCGCCCCGGCTGTCACCATCATCGCCGCTTACGGCCTCGCCCTGGCGGGCCTCGGCTTCCTCAACCCCGTATGGGAGACCTCCGTCCAGGCCGCCATCCCGCCCGGCGTGCTGGCTCGCGTCACCTCGTACGACTGGCTGCTGTCCCTGGCCGCCATGCCCCTCGGTTACGTCCTCGCCCCGCTCGCAGCGAGCGCGTGGGGCCCGCAGGCGCCGCTCTGGGCCGCGGCGATCGCGGTCAGCCTGGCCTGCGCGGGAACCGCAGCCGTACCGGGCGTCCGCCGCTTCACCGTCACGGACAACGTGACCAACGCCCCCACACCGACGACCGCGACCCGCGGCCACTACGAGGACGAACACTCGACCGAAAGTGCTGGTCACAGCCATGCGTAG
- a CDS encoding GNAT family N-acetyltransferase, translating to MTRNGCLTDRPPIRGENVRTSLPTPSLHTARLRLRAFEDADANDLFALQSSAYVLRYWDAPPWSEHVRAEKFITACRQMAQEGTGSRLAVDRVSDGAFIGWCSLNRWNPDYRSASLGYCFDDAAWGHGYATEAARALLRWAFDTLDLNRVQAETDTRNVASARVLEKLGFVREGTLREDCVVNGEVSDSWVYGLIRREWQPSSEPVPAH from the coding sequence GTGACCCGCAACGGATGTCTGACTGATCGCCCACCGATCAGGGGAGAGAACGTGAGGACGTCGCTGCCCACCCCCTCGTTGCACACTGCTCGCCTTCGACTGCGTGCCTTCGAAGACGCGGATGCGAACGACCTCTTCGCACTACAGAGCAGCGCCTACGTGCTGCGTTACTGGGACGCGCCACCGTGGAGCGAACACGTGCGCGCCGAGAAGTTCATCACGGCTTGCCGGCAGATGGCACAGGAGGGCACCGGGTCGCGGCTGGCCGTAGATCGTGTCTCCGACGGGGCGTTCATCGGCTGGTGCAGCCTGAACAGGTGGAATCCGGACTACCGCAGCGCGTCGCTTGGCTACTGCTTCGACGATGCAGCGTGGGGCCACGGCTACGCGACCGAGGCCGCGCGCGCTCTGCTGCGGTGGGCATTCGACACGCTGGACCTAAATCGCGTCCAAGCTGAGACCGATACGCGCAACGTGGCTTCTGCCCGCGTGCTGGAGAAGCTCGGCTTCGTGCGTGAAGGGACGTTGCGGGAAGACTGCGTCGTCAACGGCGAGGTCTCTGACTCGTGGGTCTACGGGCTGATCAGGCGGGAGTGGCAGCCGTCGTCCGAGCCGGTTCCCGCCCACTGA
- a CDS encoding GNAT family N-acetyltransferase: MTDHRALAWPPAPIKTERLVLRESEARDREVVIELNASPEVGTYLGGPRPRAELERTVPEVPGRRPGFFVVELDGATIGIIHLDPQDPERPGNRLEPGETELGYLFLPEAWGRGYATEACAAALDWFAGALPGEPVVLYTQTANVRSMRLAAKLGFTELERFEAYGAEQWFGVWSSVAPLA; encoded by the coding sequence ATGACCGACCACAGAGCCCTCGCCTGGCCACCTGCGCCGATCAAGACGGAGCGGCTCGTACTCCGCGAGTCCGAGGCCCGGGACCGCGAGGTGGTCATCGAGCTGAACGCCTCGCCAGAGGTGGGCACTTACCTCGGTGGCCCTCGACCGCGTGCCGAGCTCGAACGCACGGTGCCCGAGGTGCCCGGGCGGCGCCCTGGCTTCTTCGTGGTCGAGCTCGACGGAGCGACGATCGGCATAATCCACCTCGACCCGCAAGACCCCGAGCGTCCGGGTAACCGCCTGGAGCCCGGGGAGACCGAGCTCGGCTACTTGTTCCTGCCGGAGGCGTGGGGACGCGGGTACGCCACCGAGGCGTGCGCAGCGGCACTCGACTGGTTTGCCGGCGCGCTTCCCGGTGAGCCGGTAGTGCTGTACACCCAGACCGCCAACGTCCGCTCGATGCGCCTCGCGGCGAAGCTCGGGTTCACCGAGCTGGAGCGATTCGAGGCGTACGGCGCCGAGCAGTGGTTCGGCGTGTGGTCTTCGGTCGCGCCGCTCGCTTGA